A segment of the Chryseobacterium scophthalmum genome:
TAATTAAGAAAATTGCCATTGAATACTTATATAGTTGCAAGATCTTTTTGTTGATTACATTTTTCATTTTACAAGCTTTTTTAAAAATTAAATCGCATCCCGAAACCAAACAAAGCGTGAAACTCACCGAGCTGACTGTTCTGCAAATAGCGCAGCTGCCCATTGACCAAAAAAACACAGTGGTCTGTCAGATAACTTTCGATAGACAGTTTTCCATTTGCACCATAGATGAAATTCTCGGTTGCATTAATAATAGAGCCATCATAGATCATTTCAGTTCCCCTATTGATCTGCTCATAACCTACAAGCCCTCCTAAACCCAGATTGATGTTGACATTCCGCATCAGATCTCCCCACACATAGAGACTGTAACCCCCATTGAAAAGGAAAGTATCAATCGGGATATCGTAATGGGCATACTCGTAATACTTTCTGCTGTATTCGGCCAATCCGAAGAGGTAATTACCGTTTTTGGTATAAGAAATAACACCTGCACCTAAAACGTAATTTTGCTTTTCAGGAGATTGTGGAAATACTGAATATGAAATTTCGAATCCTTTTTGATTAGGGATCATTTGCTGAGCAAATGATTGAATATTTATTGTAAGTAGTAATGCGGTTGTTAAAAATATTCTATTCATCTTATTTTGTTTTTACGTTTAAACTGCTGATCAGCCTGGCATGGATCAGATCGGTATTTTCAAGCTGAACCTTCTGATGCCTTCCGCCATTCTTTTCCAGAATTTCAATTTCCAAGACCTGATCCTTTAAAAGGGTAAATTGATCTAACAAGTAAATTCCTAAAATGTCAGAATGATGAATTGCGGTCATCACCGGAAAATGGATCCGAACCGGCTCTAAGAGTTTATCCTGAACGACCGTTCTTTTCAAATTCTTCTTATCGATAATTTTGAAATTGACCAGATCAATGTCATACGCCACATTGCTGCTGTTTTTAACCTCTAAGGTGAAAAAGAATTTGCTGTCATTGACGTGCAGTGCCCGGACTGAAAACTGGATCCCATAGCTTCTGGAAGTGATGTGTTTGATGGTTCTTCTGCTTTTTGCATATAGGTTTTCCAGGATGAGCTCTGTCAGGGAGGAAGAACTTCCCCTGAGATCTTCAAACAGGACATCCGCAATATACTGGCGCTCATTGCTTCTCTGCATCTTTAAAAGGTCATAGCTGAGTGCATCAGGATATGAACTGTAAAAAACATCGAAGCTGTAGAATTTTCCATCTTCAGTGATCACAGAGAAATTGGTTTCTTCTTCGAAGTCCCTAACTGCCGATTTGATCCGAAGAACATTTCCAACAGGTTCTGCCTTATTGGCGACCAGCAGGTCACTCCCCAAGTCGACATATCGGATCGGAGAAGGAAAAAGCAGGTGCGAGGTTTTATTGTAGGTGACCTGCATTTTGAAAGGTTCCAACTTAGCTTCCTCCAGTGAAAGATAGGAAGCAACGGAATCCTGAGCCAGTGATCTGCCTGAAAAGAGCAGAAATACGATCATCAATAGATAATGGCTTTTTATTTGATTCATTTTATTGTTTTTTAATGGATTGTTTTTTTGGCACAAGCAAAACCTGATGGCCCGCTTTTACCTTTACTTTTTGTTGTCTGACCCGTTTCTGGAAATAACCCGACAACCCCTGCACCACTCCTCTGCTTAAATCCGCCGCGATCTGCTGACCTGCCGACTGCGTCATCATAATATTGGTACCAGAAGTTTGCCCCATACTGCCCACAATGTCGGTCACAGCATTTTGCTCTGGTGAATAAGGAACATATAAGCCGAGCTGACCATCATTGTCATGAACATTGATCTCTACAGGATAAATGCTGCCCCGATATTCTATCGACGAAATTTTCAATTGCAGTCTCCCACCCTGAAATTTGCCTGTCGCTTTAAGCAATGTTCCTGCAGGAATTTTGGTATGAGCCAGAAGCATACTTTCCAAGAGTCTTATCGATAATGTACTTTCATTGGTCATCGTCATTGACTCTTGAACAAGACCTTTGATCGCATTTTTTGATTGTTTTGAATCATTGGTTTTATCCTGAGTACCAAACAATCTATGATCATTCAGACCAGCCAGAAAGGCACTGTCTGATGGCTCTCTGTATAATGAAGAGACAATATTTAAGTGAGCTGATTTTACTGCTGTGAGCTGTACTTTATTTCCAGAAGGCTGCTTCACATCCTCTTCTCTTGATACAGGATCTTCCTGCTTATTACTTTGGGGAAGGTATTTCGCAGCCATTTGGTAGGATTTTTCCATCAGCTCCAATTGGTCATTGACCCCAAGACTTGCGGGAACAGCATTGTTCTGCAGAGCTTCATTCTTTAATCTGGATATTTCTTTCCTAAGATTATTCACTTCCTGATCATCCCTGCTGTAGAAGGAACCTAGTGTCTGCTGCGCATTGCGATAGCTGTTAACTGCACTCGGATTAGATTGTGACAAACTATTCGGATGAGCTGTCAATGACGTCTGATCAGAATTTTGGTTTAGGTTGTTTTCGTCAGTCCAGTAATCAGACAAGGTGGTCATCGCATTTCTTTTCTCTTCATTCTTTTGCTCCAGCAGCTGCTGCTCATAAGCCTTCTGTTTGTCAGATTGCAGCTGATCATCCTTTGCCTGTGGTATTCCCGCATTAAATCCGGATTCATCAACAATTTTATTGTCCTTTGGCTTAAAGATGAGGTAGAAGCAACCGGCACATACCGCCGCCATCAAAAAATAGATCAGTGGTTTCTTTATTCTCTCCCACCGTAAATTTTCAAGGCCTTGTGATTCGTGTTCTAATTGCGGTGATTCGTTTTCAGTGATCTTTATTTTATTTGAATCTTTCATCGGTCTGCTTTTTAATGGTTGAACCCACTTTGTTATCCTTTGCTGATCTTTTCATAGCAGTATGATCTGAAATGGTCGTAATATGACTGATCGACATCGTATTGGTTTTATTTCCGGTTGAAATAAAAATGCTGATAAGAACCAGTAAGGTAACTACGGCATAACCTGCAAAAAACAGCTTGGTGAAAAACCTCTGGCGTTTCGCCGGGAGCTCTTTCCATTTTCTGTCTGCAAGCAAAATATGCTGCTCTATTTTATCTCTAATTTTTTTCATTGTTCTTACTTTTAACGTTCAACAGTTTCAACATCTTTATTTTCAATGACATTGAATTTTTCAATCGTAAATCCCTGGGGATTGCTGTCTGACCTCACCGAATTCACTAATGCACAATTGGTGATCAGACTTCGTATCGTCAGATTGCTGGATCGTATAATGAACTGCCTTGCAAAGGTCTTTACGGCGTAAGGATAGTTATTGAAATCTGCCACAACACTGTCAACCTCGATCCTCTGCTGGATATTCCCTGAGATGATCCGGTTGTAATAGCCTTTCTCCTGCAGGTCTTTGTAGTAATCGAATGCAGACTGGTCTGCCAGATTGAAAGCTCTTTTGACATTGCTTTCAATGGCATTTTTATCCGGCGCCACTGTAAAGAACAGCTCGTGAAAACGTCTTACATGCTCTCTGGCCTCGACAGGCCTGTTGATCGACATATCCTGTGACAGAGCCACCATCAGCGATTTGCCGTTATCCAGTACGTAAATCTTCTGTCGCTGTTCTTCTGCAAACTGATAGGACTTAAAAACGACCACGCCTACCACTACAAAACAGAGCACCGCAAAAACGAATGTAAATAAGCGGATCTGTTTGAAGCTGCTCTCTATATTTCTTAAAGTTTTAAATTCCATTGGATCGTATTTTTATTTTAATAATCTGCCTGAGATATTACCTGTTGCACTGCCTGCTGCTGCTCCCGCAATATTTCCTGATTTTTTGGCGGTCTGGTTGACATTGCGCATAAAGTTACCGGCACCTCCTGCCTGAATGACCCATCCGGTAACGGTTGGAACCGTAAAATATCCAATGATCCCGATGATCATATAGATGATGTAAACCGTGTTAGAAGTATCAGGAATGAAGTTCGGATCTGACAGCATCTCAATATCCCGTTCCCAAATGAGCGATTGTATCTTGGCTAAGATCGAACTGAAAATATCAGCAACCGGTAACCACAGATAGACACTGATATATCTCGTCAGCCATTGGGTCAGTGTGGTCTGAAAACCATCCCAGACCGATATGGCAAAAGCAATGGGTCCCAATATGGAAAGTACAATGAGAAAGAAGGTCCTTATTGTATCAATGACCAAAGCTGCTGACTGGAATAGGATCTCCAGAAACTCGCGGAATCCATCCCTGATCTGCTTCTTGATATCGAACATCTCCCTTTCGATATACATCCCGGACATTGTCACCAGGTCTGACGGAGACCATCCCAGTTCTTCCAACTTTTTATCGAATTCCTCATCCGATATCAGATAGGCCATTTCGGGATTTCTGAGCATGGCTTCCCGCTCCAGAAGATCTTTTTTCTGCTGGAGGTCGTTCAGATCCAGAACCTGATCCTCCAGCATCGAATGACTTCCCTGAACGATCGGGCTCAGCACGCCATTGATACTTCCTAGTACCAATGTTGAAAAGAACATTATGCAGATACCTATGGCAAAGGGTCTGAGCATAGGAAACAGGTCGATCGGTTCGGCACGGCTGAGCGATTGCCATACCTTGATGGCTACATAGAACAGTGCGCCCAATCCGGCAATCCCTTTTGCTACCGCAGCCATGTCGGCACACAATGGCATCATCTCATCATAGACCGAACGAAGTACTTCGTGTAGATTACTAGGTTCCATCTTACCAGTATTTTTGGTTTGCAGTACCATATAGATCCAACACTCTTTGGGTATTGTTCTGTTTTTTTGCTCTTAAGTAGCTTACGGAAATATTCTTGTTCGTGTAGTATCGCACCAGATTATGGTATTCTTTGACCTCCTTATATACACGGTCGATCACATCCATTCTTTCTTTATCATTGAGCGAAAGCCCATTGGCTGTGATGATCTCCTTCAGTTCTTTTAAAAGTTCCGTACTTTCGGTCAGTAGTGCTGAATAGCCGTTCGCAATGGCCGTCAGTTCCTGCGCGTTGAAGTTGGGATCATTGAGCATCTTACTGAAATTGGTAACGTAGATCTCTGATACGTCGCCGACCATCAGGACGGTCTGCTGTACTTTCCTAGCATCTTTGACCAGATTGTTGATGGCTTTCAGTTTGTCATAATATTCCTTTCCCTGTTCATAGACCTTCTTTACTTCGTTGAAATTTTTAACGACATTGGAAACCGTTGATGAGGTTTGCACAATTTCATTGGCGCTGTTCAGAATTCCGGAAGCGAGATTGGCAGGATCGGTTACCACGAATTGTGCTTTGGCGTAGGTTGCGGTAGCGAAAATCGCTACCATTGCTGTTTTAATGATTAAATTTTTCATTGTTGTTAAATTTTAAATGATTGAATTAATTGTCTTTGTTTGATTTGATCCTCCTGAGAGAGATCCTCTTAATGGCATGCTCTACATTGCCGTCAAGTTCAGAGGTGAGATTCATCACCTCCATTTTTTCAGTTTCCTCTGTCGTGTAAGCCAGATATTCCTCGGTGGAAACTTCGGTGGCATAGACCGCAGAATGGGTTCCGCCCAGTCCGATCCAGACTTCCTTATACAATCTTCTGTGATCATTGTTCATATTGATCGAGAGTACCTGTGACTTTTCCTTGTCCGTGAGGCCAAGCATCGCCTGGATGTCATCGAACTTGTTCATATACTTGCGCTGATCCAAAAGGATCTTGCAGTCTGAATTGTTGATGATGCTTTCTTTGACGATCGGCGACTGGATGATATCATCCACCTCCTGGGTGACCACGATGGCTTCGCCGAAGAATTTTCTGACCGTTTTGAAAAGATATTTGATGTACTCCGCCATCCCTTCTTTGGCGATTGCTTTCCAGGCTTCTTCAATGAGGATGAGTTTTCTGATCCCTTTCAGTCTTCGCATCTTATTGATGAAAACCTCCATAATGATAATGGTCACGATCGGGAACAGGATCTTGTGGTCTTTGATCGCATCAATTTCAAAAACGATGAATCGTTTGGACAACAGGTCGAGCTGCTTCTCTGAATTCAGCAGGTAGTCATATTCTCCCCCTTTGTAATAAGGTTCGAGAACATTGAGAAAGTTGGCGATATCAAAATCCTTTTCCCTGACCTTCTTCTGGTCAAGGATTTTTTGATAGTCGTCTTTCACATAATTATAGAATCCGTTGAAAGACGGAAATTGATCACTGCGTTTCATCAGTTCAATATAACCGCTTACCGCATTGGAAAGTGCCACTTCCTCTGAACGGCTTGGTGGTTCATCATCCCTTTTCCATAAAGTGAGGATCAGAGTTTTGATACTTTCTCTTTTCTCAATATCAAAGACGCCGTCATCGGTATAGAATGGATTGAAGGCGATCGGATCGTCTTCTGTATAGGTAAAATACACGCCGTCCTCCCCTTTTGTCTTGCCCTTGATCAGTTCGCATAAGCCGTGATAGGAATTTCCGGTATCGACCAGTAATACGTGAGCACCCTGCTCATAATACTGTCTGACCATATGGTTGGTGAAAAAGGATTTACCACTTCCTGAAGGTCCCAAAATAAACTTGTTCCGATTGGTAATGATCCCCTGCTTCATCGGAAGATCGGAGATATCCAGATGAATGGGTTTTCCGGTCAGACGGTCAGCCATCTTGATCCCGAACGGCGATGGGGAGTCCTGATAATTGGTTTCTTCTGTGAAGAAACACAAGGCAGGTTCGATAAAGGAGTAAAAGCTTTCTTCACTTGGAAAGTCACCTGCGTTACCTGGAATACCAGCCCAATATAATGTTGCCGTATCTGTCGTATTATGCCGTGGCTTGCATTCCATCAAGGCTAAAGCACTACCGGTATCATTCTTCAGCTGTTTCAATTCTGAAGGATTGTCTGACCAAGACATCACGTTGAAATGGGCGCGGATGGATTGCAGACCGTATGAATGGGCTTCATTCAAATACTTTTCTATCCATTCCTTATTAATCTGGTTCGCCCTGCTATACCTTGCCAGCGAGTGCATGTTTCTAGCGGACTTTTCAAATTTACTCAGGTTATCATCGCTACTATCAATGAATAGGTATTGATTGTAAATGTGATTGCAGCTTAACAGAAGTCCTACGGGAGAAGCAAATGACAAAAGGCAGTCACTTCGGTCGGTGCTCAGTTTTTCATAACGGCTGTGTGATGCAACAGAACTTGGCAGATCATCTGTATCGGATAAGGTGTGCATACTGATTCGGTTGTTTCCTATGCGCATTTCTTCCGATCCTAGCTTGATATCCTGTAAAGAGGGATTGGGTTCTCTTGATAAGGTCAGGTACTGTTCTAATATTCCTGACTGTTCGGCGGTTCCTGAGATCTCGTCTTCGGTCATCCTTTCCAGATGGATATAAACGCTGTCATTCATGATTCTTTCAAACTGGTCGACAGCTTCCAAAAAGCGGCTGATCACCTCTTTGTCTTTGATCTCCTTCGGGATCAGTTTTCCTTTGCACAGCGAGGAAAAGTTGCTCTGCATCCGCATTCTCTCCTTACTGGTCTTCGTAATGAACAGGTAACAGTAATGATTTAAAAAAGGTCTCTCATTGAAATGTCTTTCAAAAGATTTTGACAGAAAACTCTGGTCTTCTCTCGAAAGATCAGGATTGTAGTTTTCTTTGATAAACCAGTCCTGCTTATGCACGACCGTAAAATCTGGCAGGGTCTTGATTGCCTTGAACCAAGCTGAGTGCATCGCTTCATATTCTGCCGAGGCTACCGTAAACAGTTCTGGAAGTCTGACCTTTAAGCAAACCGTGACATCCGCATCTTTTGAAATAATGCAGTCGTTTTCTATCGCAAGCAGTGGAAATTTACTCTCCAGCGTTGCGGCTTTGGAGGTATTTCTCATGCTGAAGCTTTTTGACGGTTAGTTTTCAGATAGCGATAGACACACTTGCGGCTGATAATATATCGGGGATGCTTCTTTTGAGCGCCCAACTTCATCAGGCCGTGTTCGCCATATTTTCCATTAAGCGAGAAGGTCTGCCAGATCAGGATTCCACTGCTGGCTCCGCCAAGCGTGAGGCAGAGATAGGTATTGACACCGGCCATGTACATGACCATTAAACAAACTAATATTCCCAGTAAGCCCCCTGCAAAAATGAAAAGGTACTGGGCTTTTAGTCCCTTGAACTCTACAGTTCTTCCGATTCCTTTGTTGATATGATAGGTATTCATATTCATCATTTTTAAAGGAAGAATGAACGGAGGATCGTAGCGGCCACAATCAGGAAGATGCACGCACCAAACCAGCTGGCAGCGGTTTTGCTGGTGTCGGGGTCACCACTGCTGAACTTATTGTAGACTTTTACCCCTCCTATCAGTCCCACGACAGCGCCGATCGCATAGATGAGTTGGGTTGCGGGTTCAAAATAAGAGGTGACCATCTGGGTGGCTTCGTTGATACCTGCGGTGCCGTTGCCCTGGGCAAAAGCGCAGGGAGCAAAAACTATTGCTAACATCGCAAACAGCAGTTTTTTTCTTTGTTTTTCCATTATACAAACATTTAAATGTTACTCAGACCTGCTCTCTGCAGGACTCAGAAGCAAATTTGTTGTGGAAAAACGGGGTGTTTTTTAATTGTCTTTGAGGGGTGATATTTGGCGCCTCACGACCTAATCGCTTTTTAAATTTTGTATTTTAGCAATTGATCTCATAATGTTATGAGGTATATATAATAACACCCAAGAATTAAGTTTAATGGCCAATATAAAACGTCCCATGTTCACACCTTCCGTCTTAGAAGGATTATGCAAATCAATCGGGGACACGGTTGATGGTCTGACAGGAAGTGAAATTGGGCAAATACTTCTAAATGCTGATATTGCAGACATTGATCCCGCAGCGACTAAATGGAAAAGGCTTTATGCAGCGTTTGCTGACTGGCAAAATAAAAACCAATGTTCAAATCATATACTTCGATTTGTACAAGACGCCTTACAGCCGGTACGATACATTCGAAAAGAAGAATTATTTCACAGTCGAAGGCTGGAAGTCAACAAACGTCTACTTTTTATTGGTGTTGAACTTTCTGAAGAAGGAAAATATAGAATTGTTGACAAAGCAACAACTATCGCTGAAGCTGAGCAGCGTTCAAACCGTTTGAAGCAGAAATTAGAAAGTAGAAATACCCATATAAAAGTTTTTGAATATTGTACTGCAGAATTGTTAGTTCAGAATTATTTTCACTCAGTTTTTGAAGCAACTAAAAGTATTGCTGACAGATTGAGAGAAATGACCGGTTTGCAAACGGACGGTAATGCCTTGGCTGACACTTCATTTTCTACCATGCAACCACTGATCAAAATAAACAGTTTCGTTACCTCAACTGATAGAAGCGAACATATTGGGCTGTGCAATTTAATAAAAGGAATTTTTGGATTAATCAGAAATTCGACCGCTCATGAGCCGAAGATTAAATTTGACATCAACGAGGAAGAAGCTCTGGATATTTTAAACACCATTTCCTATGTCCACAAAAGACTTGATAAAGCATTGTAAAAAAGGGAGTCCACTTAAATGAACTCCCCAATGTCGAAACCATCTTCATCATCTTTACGCCTCAAAGAAATTTTATCATCTTCATTCGAAATACTCTGGCTCATCAAAGCGGCAATTCGCTTTGATGCATCATCCAATGAATTTTCCAAAAGATCAAAAAGCTCGGTTCCGTGAATTTTTTGAATGATGTGAACTGCTTGCTGTTTTAAGTCAGGCTTCAGCACATCTTGCTGAAGCAGTTGTCCCGCAGTACTCAATTCCTGAAAGGTAACCCCTGTAGCAAACCCGCTTTCGATATTAGAATCATCTTGATACTGCCAGTCTTCCTCCTCGTCTTCCCAATCATTATTTTTGACCAGTATATCGTCAAGTTCTTTCTTTGAAGCCGTATTTTCAAGTACCACCTCTTCGGTTTCTGAATCAAAATTATTCACATTATGTACATTAGATTCACCTTGGCCTTGATCGGCATCAGATGGCTGTAACTTTCTTTCTTCTATCTTTGTTTTCCCTATGATAGAGGGCATAGTTAGATGAGCTTTGGTACTTTTTTCCCGAGGATGGAGATTTGTAAGCTTCTTATCCCACAGTAGTAAGATGATAACTAGTAATAGACCTATGATGATTAATTGTTCCATAAGATAATAGATTAAAAGATTGGACGGTATTTGCTGTTGAAATCATCGGTAATCTCTTCTTCAAACATCTCGAAATGATATGCCAAAATATTATCGAGATATGCGTATAAAGGGATCTGATCGTCGGCAATGATCTGGATGATCCGGGAAAGTCGCTCATGATATTCGGGACGAATATAAATACTTTTATCACCACGCTTGGTCATCGTGTGATGGGTCAGAAACTGCTCAGCGTAGGTGATTCCAAGGCTTTTTTTGCTTTTTATTTTTTGCTTCGTCGCCGGCTTTTTCTTTAAGGAATCAAGTTCTTGGCTCTGCGATTCATTCTTTGTGTTGCCAGCCATGATGGACATCAGATATTGTTCATCGATATTGTTGTCTTCGTTGTTCTTTTTATAACTGTCCATCTTTTTACAATTTTACAATTCTTAAAAACTCATCCATAAACTGATCAAGCCGGCATAATGTCATCAACTTAGGATCTGCTGGCAGTAATGTCGAACGGAAAACGGTTTTTGCAACCGTCTCCCCTTCTTTGCGAAATCTCTTGCTGTCTGTGATGGAAGTTTTCATTAATTGAAGCCCCAGATCTTTGATTACTTTTTCATAGTTTTTATACAATAATGTTCTCTCCCTGCCATCGACCTGATTCCAAAACAGCTGTATGCTTTTGATATCGGTATGCTTTTTCTTCATCAGGATATTGGTCAGGACATCCGTAAAACTCAGGGTGCTTTCAAGAACAACCCTATCCGCTGTAATAGGAGAAAAAATATAGTGGACATTGGCGAGAGTGCTCAAGATGCCAGCCGTATTGACCGTTCCGGGAAGATCCAGAAAAACGATATCCGGTGCAACTACGGAATTAACAAGATAATTTTCAAGCTCTTCCAACACCGTGTCGGTCTTGCTCTGGAACACAAGATAGGCTTTTTTATTAATGGTTGTAAATTGCTTATGGGCCATTTTTTTTAACACCTCATTTTGCATCACTGTTTTAAGGTCCCTCTCTCTCATCTGTATCAAACTGTACTGTGGGAAGTCACAGTCGAACACAGCGACTTGATATCCTAAACGGTAATGAAGGATACTTGCCAACAGTGCTGTGAAGGTACTTTTTCCCACTCCTCCCTTTTGAGTGGAAAAGGCGATAATGACTGGTTGTTTTTTTGTTTCCATTTTTTTGATTATTTAGTTGAACACTGATTTAACGATACTTCTAGAGTGACAGCTGGCTGGCAGGCTCGAATCACATCCGGCTTTCCTGCAATCTTAGACAATTGAAAGCATATCTGACTTCCAACTGTAGGACCAGAATTCAATCAGTCAGTGGGTCTTTCTTGAAAGGATCCTGTACTTCCGTCAGGTTGGAATGCCTGACCGATCTTTATCTTGTGCTATTGCATTCCTGATATCCTGACTGACGTCTGGAAAGTTGGAATGCCTGCCTTCAAGAACTCAAACGATTTTGCCATACATCAGTCCTGCCGACATTCTGGTACAAATAAATAACATCCGGCTGCACTCAGCTTCTAAGTGGTTGTCTTTGACTCGCAATGGATTTGTTTGGCCTTATGAACTTTAGAGAGTCTGTGAAGCATTGTAGTTTACTTTGTCAAGCTTAGTTGACTGGCTTAAAGCTTTCGATTTTTAAACAGGAGAAGAGCCTGTACTGCTGGATTGAATCAAATCTATTATGGGTCTAACCTTTCACCCGAAAGGGGCAAGTTGTGTTTTGAGCATCTCGAAACGTTTTCGGATGCGCAAAACAACTTGCCCTTGCAGGGGGCAGAAACAGTCTCCGAAGTCGATGTTTTATAAATTTAATTGGACAGATGATGAACGATCATAATGGTAAACCACAGAAAAAGACAGGACGCCGTCCAAAGGCAGATCCGGCTAAGATTCGATATACGATCTCGTTTAATGAAGCGGAACATTCCCGATTTCTTGAACTTTTTGCCCAGTCGGGAATGAACGTGAAGGCTCATTTTATAACAGCCTGTATTTTCGAAAAGACGATCAAGACTGTCAAAGTGGATAATGGAACAATGGATTTCTATATGAGACTAACCTCTTTTCACAGCCAATTTCGGGCTGTTGGAGTCAATTATAATCAGATGGTTAAACTGTTATACACCAATTTTTCAGAGAAAAAGGCGGCAGCTCTTCTCTATAAATTGGAAAAACAAACTATAGAAATGGTTGACATTTTTAAAAAAGTGAAAAGGCTGACAGAAGAATTTGATCATAAACATTTGAAAGATTCAGAATAAAATGATCGCAAAAATTGGAAGAAGCAGTAATCTCTACGGCACCTTATCCTACAACAATATAAAAATTGAAAAGGAAAAGGGAGAAATTTTGTTGATGAACAAAATGATTGAAACGGCAGAGGGAAGCTATTCTGTTTCTCAACTGGCAAGATCATTTGAACCATACCTATTGGCAAACAGAAATACTGAAAAGCATACGTTGCATATTTCATTAAACCCCGATCCTAAAGACGATGTCTCTGATGAAAAATACAAAGAAATGGCTCAACAGTATATGACTGAAATGGGTTATGGCAATCAGCCTTTCATCGTGTTCAAGCATACCGATATCGACCGCAGCCACATCCATATTGTTTCAGTTTGCGTTGATGAAGATGGAAAAAAGATCTCTGATCAATTTGAAAGGGTTCGCTCAATGAAAGCCTGCCGGGAACTGGAAAGAAAACACGGACTGATACAGGCAACAGGTAAAAAACATCAGCGGAATGATAAGATTTTCAGGCCGGTGAATTTTCAGGCCGGTGATGTGAAAAGTCAGATAGCTGCTGTTGTTCGTCATTTGCCAGACTATTACAAATTTCAGACTTTAGGGGAATACAATGCCCTGCTTTCCCTGTTCAATATTACCACCGAAAAAGTGGAGGGTGAATTTATGGGAAGGCATTGGCATGGTTTACTGTATTTTCCATTAAATGAGAAAGGCGAAAAAGCAGGACATCCGTTCAAGGCCTCGTTATTTGGAAAATATGCAGGACTTCAGGCTACGGAACAGCATTTTATGAAATGCAAAAAAGCTTTGAAAGATTCCCCAATCAAATACACCTTAAAATCAGCAATCACTCAAGCCTTGCAAAGCACAACAAATGAGCGGACCTTTATAAAGCAATTGTTGAAAAAGGGCATTGACATCGTGGTACGCCGGAATAATACAGGACGTATTTACGGGATAACTTTTATAGACCACAATTCTAAGACAGTGTGGAACGGTTCACTATTGGGAAAAGAACTTTCTGCCAATACCTTTAATGATTGTTGGAACAATAACATCAAACCCGATATTAAAGAG
Coding sequences within it:
- a CDS encoding TraG family conjugative transposon ATPase — encoded protein: MRNTSKAATLESKFPLLAIENDCIISKDADVTVCLKVRLPELFTVASAEYEAMHSAWFKAIKTLPDFTVVHKQDWFIKENYNPDLSREDQSFLSKSFERHFNERPFLNHYCYLFITKTSKERMRMQSNFSSLCKGKLIPKEIKDKEVISRFLEAVDQFERIMNDSVYIHLERMTEDEISGTAEQSGILEQYLTLSREPNPSLQDIKLGSEEMRIGNNRISMHTLSDTDDLPSSVASHSRYEKLSTDRSDCLLSFASPVGLLLSCNHIYNQYLFIDSSDDNLSKFEKSARNMHSLARYSRANQINKEWIEKYLNEAHSYGLQSIRAHFNVMSWSDNPSELKQLKNDTGSALALMECKPRHNTTDTATLYWAGIPGNAGDFPSEESFYSFIEPALCFFTEETNYQDSPSPFGIKMADRLTGKPIHLDISDLPMKQGIITNRNKFILGPSGSGKSFFTNHMVRQYYEQGAHVLLVDTGNSYHGLCELIKGKTKGEDGVYFTYTEDDPIAFNPFYTDDGVFDIEKRESIKTLILTLWKRDDEPPSRSEEVALSNAVSGYIELMKRSDQFPSFNGFYNYVKDDYQKILDQKKVREKDFDIANFLNVLEPYYKGGEYDYLLNSEKQLDLLSKRFIVFEIDAIKDHKILFPIVTIIIMEVFINKMRRLKGIRKLILIEEAWKAIAKEGMAEYIKYLFKTVRKFFGEAIVVTQEVDDIIQSPIVKESIINNSDCKILLDQRKYMNKFDDIQAMLGLTDKEKSQVLSINMNNDHRRLYKEVWIGLGGTHSAVYATEVSTEEYLAYTTEETEKMEVMNLTSELDGNVEHAIKRISLRRIKSNKDN
- a CDS encoding DUF4133 domain-containing protein, which gives rise to MNTYHINKGIGRTVEFKGLKAQYLFIFAGGLLGILVCLMVMYMAGVNTYLCLTLGGASSGILIWQTFSLNGKYGEHGLMKLGAQKKHPRYIISRKCVYRYLKTNRQKASA
- a CDS encoding DUF4134 domain-containing protein, producing MEKQRKKLLFAMLAIVFAPCAFAQGNGTAGINEATQMVTSYFEPATQLIYAIGAVVGLIGGVKVYNKFSSGDPDTSKTAASWFGACIFLIVAATILRSFFL
- a CDS encoding TIGR02391 family protein — translated: MFTPSVLEGLCKSIGDTVDGLTGSEIGQILLNADIADIDPAATKWKRLYAAFADWQNKNQCSNHILRFVQDALQPVRYIRKEELFHSRRLEVNKRLLFIGVELSEEGKYRIVDKATTIAEAEQRSNRLKQKLESRNTHIKVFEYCTAELLVQNYFHSVFEATKSIADRLREMTGLQTDGNALADTSFSTMQPLIKINSFVTSTDRSEHIGLCNLIKGIFGLIRNSTAHEPKIKFDINEEEALDILNTISYVHKRLDKAL
- a CDS encoding DUF3408 domain-containing protein is translated as MDSYKKNNEDNNIDEQYLMSIMAGNTKNESQSQELDSLKKKPATKQKIKSKKSLGITYAEQFLTHHTMTKRGDKSIYIRPEYHERLSRIIQIIADDQIPLYAYLDNILAYHFEMFEEEITDDFNSKYRPIF
- a CDS encoding ParA family protein; translated protein: METKKQPVIIAFSTQKGGVGKSTFTALLASILHYRLGYQVAVFDCDFPQYSLIQMRERDLKTVMQNEVLKKMAHKQFTTINKKAYLVFQSKTDTVLEELENYLVNSVVAPDIVFLDLPGTVNTAGILSTLANVHYIFSPITADRVVLESTLSFTDVLTNILMKKKHTDIKSIQLFWNQVDGRERTLLYKNYEKVIKDLGLQLMKTSITDSKRFRKEGETVAKTVFRSTLLPADPKLMTLCRLDQFMDEFLRIVKL
- the mobA gene encoding conjugal transfer protein MobA, giving the protein MNDHNGKPQKKTGRRPKADPAKIRYTISFNEAEHSRFLELFAQSGMNVKAHFITACIFEKTIKTVKVDNGTMDFYMRLTSFHSQFRAVGVNYNQMVKLLYTNFSEKKAAALLYKLEKQTIEMVDIFKKVKRLTEEFDHKHLKDSE